ACATGACCCTAGGATGGACTTGTCCCAGATCCAGTCGCTGCCCGCTGAGGGAGTGTTCAGCTTCTCCTTCCCAGAAACCGAGTTCACCACCGTCACAGCCTATCAGAATCAACAGGTAACGCAAGCTGAAACCGCATGACTCTCTTGCATGCTTAAATGGTCTGCACGCTCATCAAATACAAATGTCTTCAGCAACCCAGTTTGaggaaaaaattgaaaatttaaaaagaaaattaaaaaagtcCATCCTTCAAGTGCCAAATATATTCCAAAAGCAGATGCGATTATTATGCCGATTCGATCAGCAGCTTTGGTCTGTCTGACCTCACAAAGTTTAAATCTCAACATCTTCAAGGTGATGAGGCCCACGTTCACGTCGTAACATCAAAAAATGTCCTGCTTTCCAGTGGCGCTCGTTGCTCGTAgggagtgtctgtgtgtgtgtgtgtgtgtgtgcatgtgtgtgtgtgtgtgcctgctgcTGGTTACTTTTCTTCAGTAACAGGCATCCAGCACCAGGAGTGCCAGTGCCAGCCCTTTTCATCAGGGTTCACTTTTACGATCAGTGGCGGCATTATGACAGAAACTAAATAGCGAACTATGACTGGGTTGCTTGTTAGGGTCCAAAGGCTATGAAGGCAGTGGAAGAAAAATCTCCCTGAGAACCATATATGACACGGCAGATCACTCTCGGTGCTGGTGGGAGATATAGTCCTTCAGCTGGAGAGCCTTGCCCCTGACTGTGTTCCTGTAAAACTGATCTTATTGCTAGCCTACTATTTATCCAAACTAACACATGTCCTCACGTCTTTGCAAGATCACAAAACTGAAGATCGACAGGAACCCGTTTGCCAAGGGCTTCAGGGATCCAGGAAGGAATAGGTACGGAAGACTTTGGATAACATCAACACGTGTTAACTGTAGCTGCAGATAACACTTCATTTCTGGGCCCAAGATAGACGTTAAGTTAAACCAGAGAAGTGAGATACGAGATAAAACCTTTGGCATGGGCAGCGCAGAATGTCGCATCTCCCACATCCAAAATGTAAACACCCTATATAAGGATTTGACCTATTTCCACAAGTTTATATATTTCTCTTTGTGCGGAAAGAGGAGTGTTGGATGGTTTGCTGGAGTCTTACCCTTGGAGGTCCCCTCTCAGCTTGGACTTCAAGCCATTTGCCATTCAACTTCAAGGTATCCATGACTGCAGCTCGCATTCTTGTTTCTGTTCCATTCTTCAAAGCTATTGTCATTCTTGTTGTCCGGCACCTTGTCAACAGGGAGCTTGGGTTCCCCTACCAGCCCCGCCTCCCCGCTGAAGAGTCTCCTACCACTCTCAACTTCGTCATCATTTCTTTCGCTCTCCTGCCAGGACACCGCTCTTCACACTCTTGCACTTCCTTTCTATGGAAAAACTACGACCAGCCCCACATTGCCCGGCAGAGCCTTCTCCGCCGTGGGAGCCGACAGACTCAGAGATATGCCGTCAGTGTCTCCGCTTACAGATCCCCCACTCTTCTCTATGCTGCAGGCAAAGAAACCTTCCAACTGTCGTGATCCAGGTCTTTCTCAATCGAGCGCCCCGTGCTTGATACCCATCCCTAGCCCTCAAGGATCTGCTTCCTCGTTAATGCCTCACCTCTCACAAAGTCCTGGCCCATATTGTCTTTACCACTATAGCTTCCCCTTGGACCCTCAACTTGCAACTGTTTCCCGACACACCAAACTAGCTGAAGACAACGCAGAAGCTCTACTGCGGCAATCTTCATGGCATCTGGCCAGCAACCGTCATCTCTGACCATCTCCAGCCCAAGGAGAGTAACAAGCCCAGCGTGCTACAGCTCTCTGGAGGGGAAACATCGGAAGGAGTTAAAACAGGGCCGtcactgaagggattatttgtttttaagaaaTATTTTGATCGCTGTGTCTGCggtgccaaaaacaaaaacgaaacacGAAATCCAAAAGAAATCTGTCCTCACTGTACGCGCTCAAAACCGAAACCTCGAACCTGTCCACTATCATTAACTAAAGAAAGCATCTGCACATAGTCTATGTTAAATTAACTGATAAATACTCTCTGCACCTTTTGATTTTTATCAGCGAATCGGCTGGTTCAATAATTCAGGTGTTTTTCATATGTCCTGAAAACAAATGCTCGAGCATTACAACACATCATACAGTGGCGAAAAGTAGCTTTTTCATGGGAATGTGTGCCGCACAGGGTTTTGCAGAACTACAGTGcagttttttccctcttctcaattattatttttttgcggtgTCTCCACACTTTAATTTTATAAtttacaaatgtaaatatcTGACAAAgataaaatgcagttttgtgattgtatttattaatgaaaaaaaatattccaagtgACCCGTTTCTGTGCAAAAAAACGAAATGACCACAGTTGGAAATCAAAAATTAACTGTGGCTAATCGCGTTGGTTTGAAAGCTGAGTTCTTTTTCACCAAACACACTGAAGCCTGATTGAACtgttcaatcaaaaaaaatcactaaaatgGACCAAAAAGCTGCAATACATTGCCATGATTCAAAGATATTTAACAACAgatgagaaataaaataatccacaTCTGTCAGTTTGGAAAGGGTGACAAAACCATTGCTAAAATTTTAGGACGCCAGCAAACCATGGTGAGAGTGATTATccacaaatgaaagaaaatatggaACAGTGTTGAACCTCCTCACCAGTGGCTGGCCAATTTATTCCGAGATCACAGTGATGATTCACTCATGAGGTTACAAAGGAACCCAAAACAACAGCTAAAGAACGACAGGTCTCCCTGCCCTCATCCAGTTAAGGTCAGTGTTCAGGACTCAACAACAAGGAAGAGAGTGGGCAAAAATGACATCCCTGgcagagcaaaaataaataaataaataaaagcctactacgattggctggcagccactCCAGGGTATACCCTGCCTGAAttctcaaagacagctgggataggctccatcccGCGACCCAATTGACGATTATGCAGTTCAGAAATAGGacagatgggggaaaaaaacccatctaAATGATtcccaagacttttggaaaatATTCTATGGACTCACAAGATAAAAGTTAATCTTTTAAGAAGGTGTGTGTCTCAGTACAGCTGGCATAATTGTACCACAGCATTTCAAAAGCCACAGTCATGAGTCAAGCCACAGTCATCGTGGTTGTAGCATGATTGTGTGGCCTATTTGCTCCTTCAGGACCTGGACAACTTGCCTTGATTGATGGAACCATGAATCTCTACTCTTCACCTGAAAATCCTCAAGGAGAATGTTTGACCACCAGCTTGTGATCTGACACTGAAGCAAATTTAGATTTTGCATCAGGACAATGAAAAGAACACCAGCAAATCAACCTTTTCTGAATGTCCCACTCCAAGTCCGGACTTGAATCCCCTTGAAATGCAGTGGCATGATCTTGAAAAGCCCAACAATTCTGCATGGAAGAGTGGGGGAAAATATCTCTGCAGAGAAAGACTTACTGTCAGTTAAAGACAATTCTTCATCTCAGCTGTTGCTGCAAGGGTGGCTCAACCAAATCTTAAATATGGGGGGTTTGCTGTTTCAAACAAAATCAGATAGCTACCAAGAGTTTCTTTCCCCTTCATaattaaaatcacatttgaaaaaactCCCTTGTGTTTATCTTGTTTTATCTTTGtctgatatttacatttgtttgatgagGCAACTTGTGGGGGCAAGGGGGACATGAATGTGAGTAGAGGACAAAGACGTTTTCAGGGCATCTTGCTGAAAAATACTCCACTTAGAACACAATCCTTTACTTTTAGAAGACAACCGTCTCCTTTAACATAGCCGTGTCGTCATGAATGTAATTACGATAACAATTCTAGAACTGTCAGTGAATTAATACTACTGACACTTTCAGAACAAGATATTAAATAGTCTCTCGCTGATGTGACAATTCCCTGATCGGCCTCAAGCCTCGCGCCCCTCCTTCTAGGAATCTCGATTTGGGCAAAGCAGGGGAAATGACCTGTTTCCCGACAAACGTTCAAAGCCAAACAGCAATTACCTTGTCATGGCCAAGCATGACAGTGAGCTAATGCTTGCTGGACGTGGAAATAGCAGGAAGAAGTTAATTGAAGAACTCAGGCAGGGGATTGCCTGGGTTTGAGTGAGTGGTCAGGTGCGTTGCTATCAAACAGCCTTCCCTTTGTCTGCAGACACACGTAATCTGTGCTGCTATTTGATACTGTCTGTCATTTCCATGTTTGCCTACGCAGGACAATCAGTTTTAACTCCCGACTAATTCCTGATTTTTCAATAAGACAAATTGCTTTCATACCGGGAAGGTTGAACTTTGCACCTGCCTTGAAAACATGCGGTCGTGCACGCGCCCATAGACGCGCGTGTTTACACACACTCATAAATCGTCTTTGGTACGGAATGTGATGTTGAGACATTTTCTTTcacgaggtaaaaaaaaataatactgaaGGTCGATCGGCATTTTCTTCACACTTAAATGGTGCTTTGATATGAAGATAGTACATGGAGCAATATAGCCAAAGGCCTTCTCTTT
This window of the Hippocampus zosterae strain Florida chromosome 1, ASM2543408v3, whole genome shotgun sequence genome carries:
- the tbx22 gene encoding T-box transcription factor TBX22: MSSAKMQGLSSKAHAFSVEALVGKPCKRMKMSEERVSSSRGHTDTESVECRVTQTHKEDFQVMEAEAVGLSSKPKQSECTPRREVRVELQGSELWKRFFEIGTEMIITKAGRRMFPSVRVKVRNLDPCQQYYIAMDVMPVDSKRYRYVYHSSQWMVAGNTDHSCISPRLYVHADSPCAGETWMRQVISFDRVKLTNNEMDDKGHIILQSMHKYKPRVHIIQHDPRMDLSQIQSLPAEGVFSFSFPETEFTTVTAYQNQQITKLKIDRNPFAKGFRDPGRNRGVLDGLLESYPWRSPLSLDFKPFAIQLQGSLGSPTSPASPLKSLLPLSTSSSFLSLSCQDTALHTLALPFYGKTTTSPTLPGRAFSAVGADRLRDMPSVSPLTDPPLFSMLQAKKPSNCRDPGLSQSSAPCLIPIPSPQGSASSLMPHLSQSPGPYCLYHYSFPLDPQLATVSRHTKLAEDNAEALLRQSSWHLASNRHL